Genomic segment of Salvia splendens isolate huo1 chromosome 12, SspV2, whole genome shotgun sequence:
TCCACCGATTGCGGATGCTTTTAGTTGCCATTCGTTACTGGGGTTGGCTCCCCTGCTGTGGAGGAATCACAGTAGAGAGATGCTGCCCCTcaatatcaattttttattaataaaaatataatattaaaaaagaaattggaaTGTGAGGGGCAGCATCTCCATGTTTCCTCCACATCAGGGATCCAACCCCTTCGTTAACTACTACTATTTGATAAGCAAATCATTTTCACtgacatatttaattatatgctGCTTGATACACTATTTTCTATTGCAACTTctgaaaataaatgaatattttattcaCTGGAAATTGTTGGTTCAGTTCCCAGAAACCCATTTCTCCAAAACCCAGAAATCCATCTTCTCTAATCTGTGAAATTTGTTATAAGTCTTCACCAGAATAACTTTACAAAGATTCGTGGCTCAAACGATTTTTCAACTCACTCAGAATTTGTGGCTCAAACGATTGATCTTCATCGTCATCCTCTCTATTTTCATTAAGACAGCCAAGTTTTGAGGTTTGTTTTCTTGAATTAATGCTTTCGGTTAGAATGTTAGATTACCTTTTTGTTTCTAGCTTCCAACTCGAATTTGTTCCCCTTTTTTAGCTATATTTCTTTCGTTTGATATGATAATGATGCTTCATTGTCTTGAAAATGCAAAGATTATTTCTCATATTTTTTCTGAAAATAGTATTTTAAATAGGAACTCAAGATTACTCAATTTTGTTTGTGAAAAATCATTTTGAAGAGTAAAGAAACAAGAAATGGACTTCCCATTTGTTTGCATGTTTACTGATTCCATAGGTTTAAGTATTTTCTTCTGAAAAATTGTGTAATAAAACCTTCCAAAAAATTTGGGGGTTTCAATTGTTCACTGCAATTGAACTGTTACTCTTTGAAATGATCTTATGCAGTTAGCTGGAAAATGAGGGGGCGTTGGTTTGTTGGTGATGATATTCCTATGAATATACTAAGCCGTTTGTCCACAAAAACATTGCATTTCTTCAAACTGGTTTCTAAAGATTGGTTCAATCTCATCTCGGACCGCTCATTTGCCAAACTTCAGCTGAAAAGATCCGAACCCGTCTCTGGTTTTTTCTTCCAAGAGGTATTTGAGTGGAGTGATGATGCAGATGTTGAGGATATTAACTACATTCCTATTGCTGGGGAGGAAGTGAATGTGTGTCAAACTGTCTTGGATTTTCTCCCTGATAATGTAGTCATTTTGTCGCTCAACAACGGCCTTATTTGTTGTCGAACCACATTCCCTAACTCCCACCCCATGATCTATGTCTGCAACCCTTTGAGCAAGCAATGGGCTAGTTTAATGTGGCCCGGTCTGCCCAAAATCTGCAGCATAGCTTTAGCTTTTGACCCTTTCCGAGACTCCATGGATTTTACGCTCATTGCATTGAGGATTGAGGTGGTAGAGACACACGGAGGAGAAGTTGCTGATGAAGAAGGTTATGAGacagatgaagaagaggagTATTGTTTCTCCTTCCACATATACTCGTCTAAAAATCGTTCGTGGAGGGAATCAAATGAGTCTTGCAAGTGCAGCCACACGGTCACTAAAAACAAGGGAGTTCTCGTGGATGGGGATATGTATTGGCTGATTGATCATGCCTATGGAGTTCTTATGTTTGATCATCACAACGAGCTGTCTTGTTTGGTTTCTGCCCCTATTCCACCACGAGAGTTCACTTACACCCCTGAAATGTGTATAGGAGAATCCCAAGGGAAGTTGAACTATGTTATGATCTCGGAATATGGGCTGCAGCTGTGGGTTCTTGAGGATCACTTTGCATCAAAGTGGGATTTGAAGTTTTGTGtttctttagatgagttggaGAGGGAGAACTTAACTGTGTTGTTCAATTTGGAGGAGAAAATACAACGCCAATCTTCCAGAATGGTTAATGGATGGAAGGATCCTTCGGAGGTGGATCCTTTGGCTTTCAAAGATGGAGTAATGCTTGTACGTGTTGCAACGTCGTTCTACTTATACGAGTTTGGTAAGGGGAAGATGAAGAAGTTATGCGATGTTTCGACTCTAGGGCCAAAAGCCGTGTTCTCTCCCATCGTCGTGCCATATACTATGAGTTTGGCTCCAGTTGAGTAGGCATTACTATTTAAGAAGGCTAGTTGTTAATGTTATTCTATGCAAAAGTATTTTGTAGTAGAAGACTTCTTATTTTGTAGATGGATTATTTAGTGATTTTGTCGGTTGAATGCTTATGTTCGTGGAAAGATTTTAATGATCTTACAACCGTTTAAACACTGTTATGGTAATGTCACAATGTCAAAAATTATTTCCCTTCCAAATAATGTCAAATCAGCTCGACAcagaatattaaataaataacggATAAATACCTTCTAAGACCACCCCCATCGGTGCTTTGTAATGAGGGCAAGCATATAAGACAAAcgagagagaaataaaaataaaacaaaaataaaataacccaacccaacccccATTTTGTGGTTTTGTCAGCCTGCTCAACCTAAAGTGGAGCGCAAAGGACATATATCCATTTTCTATTGGGTCAATGCATTattatttttgcttttttatttactattaattattgatttatattactttatttaattttgtacaTGTTTGAGAATTGTATactataaatatgaaatataaatattttagataatcaaattttgaatattttgaacatggtgaatttatgatatttttattacttgtagttattaatttaatttatttaattattattattattattattattatttttatctttatatatcatttcaaaactcatgtgaattattcttccaaacattcatGTGAGCCCCTCTTCTGAAAAATTCACGTGAACTAgttcattttatttatgattaattattattttttattatttctttattatttgcTACTTTTTTATTGTGcttcattttttctatatatatcccaCTAAGCATGCAAAACTCTTCACAAACAAACTAACTTTCTTTTCATTCTTGTCGTGATAAATTTGGTTTCATGGATCCAAATTATCCACACTATCGTCCTTGTTTCCCAAACcatcaaaatttccaaaattatcaACAATTATCACTTTATCAGAATATCCAAACTCTCAATTTTCTGCAAATCAAGAGTATTCACAAAACCTTGAATTTTCTCCAAATCTAAGCCAAATTCCTACATATAATCGAGCTGAACTCCGCAATAGAGAAGCTCATATTGCTCTTCGAGAAGATTTGATTGAGCACATTTAGATTAAATTTGGCACAAACAATTAAATATGTACTAATGTTTATCTTGTTTAAGCTAGCTTTtttttcactcttgtttaaatctctcaaatctttatttgatttattctcccaaatcttcaattaattgtgggatatattatttcctaactctataaaagttggtcacaacacagaagacacattcaagttcatccatgaaaattttcacaccaaaatcacgtcatttagtaagtcatatcacatattaaactctctggtcggaacatacaatttctgacagcactgcgcagttcatttgaaaaattcaccataaattcatccaatgcccaaaaaggctgaaaatttaacacgactcagaagacacttcaaattttcatctagttcaagaatcacatcaatcgaaggtcatttggtcagtcaaacagaaaacgaaacattcttggcgagaacacgagtttctggcagatttgcgcagtcaacttcaaaaatttataaaaaattcatttttcgataaaaagggctgaaattcacacgagacacggaaaacaccttgaagtttactcagtaaaaatttcatatcaaaattagtTCGTTTGATaggtagcaccccggaaaatttttgactttttttatttgatggcttattttcgttttattaatgaggatgttgatttggaaatgcatttttggaaattgatttctatgaggttgtgttaacgatgtgaaactaatggttgagagttatgtggaataatatgatatgttttccaatgggcgggatttaattaaataggatcatgcatatttgtgccagttaccttattcaaattcttttcggcatttctatttattggaagtaatatcttctttcttggatttatttaattattttgagatatttatccaaattaaatccaaaaccaaaatattcttatttatttttccatgattttcgaaatctcatatttttgggagaggagaaattaagtattctataattgatttcttacttatttctttccatgaatgaattggaatattctagccaatcttgccttactttattctattaaagatttggaaatttttctgGTGGGAGGAACCTtaaaccacacgcctacttctcattatttttggaggattttacaaatttctctactccgtattattttattctactccgtgaaataccaaattaaatcataagctaattaaatagctatgattttcaaaaatcctccccttatttctccccataattcacgcctccctcccccccaaatctctcaaatctttatttgatttattctcccaaatcttcaattaattgtgggatatattatttcctaactctataaataaaaccaaaaacctaaccctaaacccatctcacacgcctccctctcaaatcacacgcccctCCCCTTGCTCTAtcttctcccacacttgtttttctactctactcaagatcctttcgattcgccaagagtttgttaaagaatcaagagttatattcgtttctaccgattgtttcgttcaagaaaggtacaatcaaacctctattcttcattcctctccatccaaATATTCTttcgactccctcatgcatctagtgagtgtagggattttaaatctaaggatttaatcggtggggaatttgtgtttgtatttatGTATGCATTTTGAATGCAattttgtgaagtttgatttgaatctttggtgaatgatgtgagtttatgggcaaacatgattatgagaaccttttaagcatgattatgtgttttccagcatgaaaagttggtgtttgtttgatggaagatgaaaaccctattttcgaaactatgaacctgaaatttgtggtgcacgaccagtagcttctgatctgTAATTGACACATCAAACGAactaattttgatatgaaatttttattaagtaaacttcaaggtgtttcttgtgtctcgtgtgaatttcagctctttttatcaaaaaatgaatttttaataaatttttaaagttgactgcgcaaatctgccagaaactcgtgttctcgccaagaatgtttcgttttctgtttgactgaccaaatgacctccgattgatgtgattcttgaacttgaagtgtcttctgagtcttgttaaattttcagcctttttgggcattggatgaatttatggtgaatttttcaaatgaactgcgcagtgctgtcagaaattgtatgttccgaccagagagtttaatatgtgatatgactgactaaatgacgtgatttcggtgtgaaaattttcatggatgaacttgaatgtgtcttctgtgttgtgaccagaatttagcttcatatgaggttgggtgaatttttagtgatttttataaaacggtcgcgcagttctgccagttttctgctttgataaaaggatatttattttcaagtttaaaagtattatatgatccatgtatatccaaggaacgtgtttaatgatgtgatcgCGTGAGATACGTCGAAATAtactatggtgtgtttttccatctttgtgacgaacgttgggttgggtaatTTTGAGAGAACGGTgaaagaaacgataggacatgcatggtaatatgtttttgtggaaggctgacttgtgttgtcgttgacaaaggtgattgtattcgtgaactcgaggaacgagagttgccataagttggattgtgaattgttaagcgaacgaggtgggctttcttttcaaacctctttatttttccgaaaatatgatgtggtgttataagggtagtttaaagtgttatgtcatgccgtgattgttttgatgttgagatttttgcctgatgcctagttcgtttgagcttgctccgttaggctatagggctatgttgagattgtgcttgatgcctagtttgtgagttcgctccattaggctatagggctatgataaatgaattcgggtctgagtagggccgcaaaccctatcaggctgtgtacacagaggggatcgtgagccgtccttgctagtcggccggtctcgtgggcgaatagtgtggccacactttcgtcgcactatggtaagaggatgtgattgattgattgatgagaaagtggggagattgttttgaccggccggtctgtgaaaagtgtttttgtgtttctcgtgatatttcttactgtataaaactcgagttcaccggtatggatgacataactgttataaaatgttttcggcatgagcccattgagtacaacaagtactcagccctacatattatttttcttatgtgcaggttgagcgggatgttgcggtggatgttgagctggctaaagaccctaggatgcgttgtgtcgtcatacataggcgtgatctatgactctccctgaaccttatttatccgctgctatgttttaaattatgtcttaagaccttaatcttttcgtgttgtgtttgaatatgtatggtggtgttaggtttaaacgagtgtttacgttgtctttctgaaaatggtgttttccgagatttaagttaaatgttcgttttaccttagtttttttatatatagttgtatttcttaagtcaaatttttccggtgccctttataaaagtatgtttctttacgtcttttaaaaaaaaagaccttaaccttctttaaactaagttgttttctttctttaagtcttaagttgttcttttaaactgttgtccatgtatgtcggtcacgatcgccgcgcttgtgatacccctggtatgggcggtcg
This window contains:
- the LOC121756923 gene encoding F-box protein At5g49610-like, with product MRGRWFVGDDIPMNILSRLSTKTLHFFKLVSKDWFNLISDRSFAKLQLKRSEPVSGFFFQEVFEWSDDADVEDINYIPIAGEEVNVCQTVLDFLPDNVVILSLNNGLICCRTTFPNSHPMIYVCNPLSKQWASLMWPGLPKICSIALAFDPFRDSMDFTLIALRIEVVETHGGEVADEEGYETDEEEEYCFSFHIYSSKNRSWRESNESCKCSHTVTKNKGVLVDGDMYWLIDHAYGVLMFDHHNELSCLVSAPIPPREFTYTPEMCIGESQGKLNYVMISEYGLQLWVLEDHFASKWDLKFCVSLDELERENLTVLFNLEEKIQRQSSRMVNGWKDPSEVDPLAFKDGVMLVRVATSFYLYEFGKGKMKKLCDVSTLGPKAVFSPIVVPYTMSLAPVE